Proteins encoded together in one Gallus gallus isolate bGalGal1 chromosome 18, bGalGal1.mat.broiler.GRCg7b, whole genome shotgun sequence window:
- the EVPL gene encoding envoplakin isoform X1, translating into MQTNADQVEKDILDTQSLLAQDVSNEQKNKAFEFQAENARNLKEAETLLKDLFLDVDRAKRLKHPQANEIEKDIQQLHERVTQLCAEYRDLYEKLNVPDIGPRVDWTKILDQKMKQVSAGQYGPGMSELEKQIAEHNILQKEIEAYGLQIKNLRCRDVTDLKSQYKDLLKASIWRGQSLGSLYHHLQGCTKELGYLTERQTCILKQDWSDQMTDVQSVRREYEDFKSKELLSQEKFVNNLQDDGDRMIELKHPAVKPIQAHQEALKNEWQNFLNLCICQESQLKSVENYKKFQDDAETVSRSLKKMSSDLDTKYTKFNKDSPGVVSDLLLHLENDEKAVKQAEKSIADLKKRSKEISPLKLRRMRSSQPLTLDTLCDWDAGEVQLTRGDKYTLKDNSNPEMWVVQSSTGVVQEAPSACFSIPPPDPEAIDKVNRLEGELNAVKQKRAAAQSMLRRSHKETVQPSQQVLPKSTPVVQDDPQADQLLGSLDRVGKDLVQVEKEVLNRVRSPVSYTDPTDDLARRIKQQQETTKKLESLGAAKDALQKECETYLSKKPTSTSASQLPVTLNALRSKYSDVSMLSSLYNEKAKAALNLETQIENTDKIVSTFEAKLAQDSIIPASPNALQDRANDLQKMKRDLVAQEDCVLKLNRGLKDAEHSCSAVQNNFQEYCPDLPRQKREVQLLNDRYHAVADQLDQREKTLRNISLTYQQFQNSNENLMFWMNNLPKHQVKTTDGPSQINYKLQAQKRVLEEIESKEPEKNAVIRLSRNVQSTLNDYELQAGKYSSSLDPALTDFAAKRLRVTPLQESIQAQENDVSKHYMELAAENRQQLSRLEFAKKIVEKKEVHEDIQSVHEQTQQSANKAVPSRESEGLKLQLEEERRNVARIEEDLEEHRNKLLMLKTQRPIERVEEKEVVEYYRDPQLESSLTKMTQQIEEEGKKRQSLQEDIEVMSRKLAQMESEKKAVPAQLLTKEITKIEKDPNLDSQAASLRQEIRRLQEESLAAASELEQCKRELHVLERKQPNIREKVVVKELIKTEKNPEMLKSVRNLQLQIDEESFKRKSAEEAIVKVKSKIEEVEKLIDAAEPKIIVKEVKQVEQDPELLKESSKLKALIEEERSKNLALAGELGELQSQCSIAEKQKPRVEVKERVNEIFMVDPETEKEIAHLKRELQEVTLKRTKIDSEVEEALAELSVLRSRKPEVELKEVIEEVVKHEKSPEILREIDRLKQQLNELVNTNGRTQEQLIRLQGERDEWKRERSKVETKLVNKEVIRYENDPLLEKEADRLRQEVRSMSQKRRAAEDAIYDLQNKYMLLERRKPEEKVIVQEVILTQKDPKLRDEHNRLSRSLDEEVSNRRRLERDVQQLRALVEEQEKLLNFQEDRSKRLALEKEMRQITLRIKELEESPAPVQEKIIMEEVVKLEKDPLLEQSASNLRLELDREKMEVLNLQRECKNLQMQVDVLQKAKSQEKTIYKEVIRVEKDRALESERARIWEQLSRERGAKQKAEEEVRRLREKIERAEGMKRTWAREETELQKARNLAIQERASLESELRELERQKQQKVLFLREESKLLNQRTESDRQKKKQLEQEFSMLEADILREKDQIYNKERFIRDLRSRVSREEINHETQMRETNLSTKISILDPETGKDMSPYEAYKRGIIDRGQYIQLQELECDWEEITTLGPNGEISVLLDKKSGKQYSIDDALRLRRITKEEYQLYRDGKIPISEFALLVAGESKPPPSLSIGSIISKSPVQSPTTLQTQSFFPPGLQKGFGDDASPIAGVYDTTTDTKYNIRTAVTKKLLDPMTAQKLLEAQAATGGIIDLLSRDRLSVHKAIERGLIDRTYMQRLLNAQKAFTGIEDPVTKRRLSVGEAVQKGWMTKDSAFPYLEVQHLTGGLIDPKKTGRIPVLEAAQMGMITGDLANRLQDESSYEKDLIDPITKEKINYKEAMALCQKDSLGSLLLLPAASEGYQPYRSPKLSRFRH; encoded by the exons ATGCAGACGAATGCTGACCAGGTGGAGAAGGACATCCTGGACACACAGTCCCTGCTCGCGCAG GATGTCAGCAATGAGCAGAAGAACAAAGCCTTCGAGTTCCAGGCAGAGAATGCCAGGAACCTCAAGGAGGCAGAGACACTGCTGAAGGACCTGTTCTTGGACGTGGACCGCGCCAAGAGGCTGAAACACCCCCAGGCTAACGAGATAGAGAAGGA catccagcagctccatgaaCGTGTGACGCAGCTGTGTGCAGAGTACCGGGACCTCTATGAGAAACTGAACGTCCCCGATATCGGGCCCAGGGTGGACTGGACAAAGATCCTGGACCAAAAGATG AAACAAGTCAGTGCAGGACAGTACGGCCCCGGCATGTCAGAGCTGGAGAAGCAAATAGCTGAGCACAATATCCTCCAGAAGGAGATTGAAGCCTATGGCCTTCAGATCAAGAACCTGCGCTGCAGG GATGTGACAGATCTGAAGAGCCAATACAAGGACTTGCTG aAAGCTTCCATCTGGCGAGGGCAgagtctgggcagcctgtaccaccacctgcagggctgcaccaaGGAGCTGGGCTACCTGACGGAGCGGCAGACCTGCATCCTGAAGCAGGACTGGAGTGACCAGATGACGGACGTGCAGAGCGTGCGGCGGGAGTACGAG GACTTCAAGTCCAaagagctgctcagccaggaGAAGTTCGTCAACAACCTCCAGGACGACGGGGACAGGATGATTGAGCTGAAGCATCCCGCCGTCAAACCCATCCAG GCTCACCAGGAAGCCCTGAAGAATGAGTGGCAGAACTTCCTGAATCTCTGCATTTGCCAGGAGAGTCAACTGAAAAGCGTGGAGAACTACAAGAAG TTCCAGGATGATGCTGAGACTGTGAGCCGCTCCCTGAAGAAGATGAGCTCCGATCTGGACACCAAATACACCAAGTTCAACAAGGACAGCCCTGGCGTGGTGTCAGATCTGCTGCTCCATCTGGAG AATGATGAGAAGGCAGTGAAGCAGGCGGAGAAGAGCATTGCTGACCTGAAAAAGAGGAGCAAGGAGATCAGTCCTCTGAAACTGCGCAGGATGCGTTCCTCCCAGCCCCTCACCTTGGACACCCTGTGTGACTGGGATGCAGGAGAG GTGCAGCTGACCAGAGGTGACAAGTACACCCTGAAGGACAACAGCAACCCAGAGATGTGggtggtgcagagcagcactggtgTGGTGCAGGAGGCCCCTTCTGCTTGCTTCTCCATCCCTCCGCCAGACCCTGAGGCCATAGACAAGGTCAATAG GCTGGAAGGGGAGCTGAATGCAGTGAAGCAGAAgcgagcagcagctcagagcatgCTGAGGCGCAGCCATAAGGAGACGGTCCAGCCCAGCCAGCAGG tgctgcccaagAGCACCCCTGTAGTCCAGGATGACCCGCAAGCCGACCAGCTTCTGGGTAGCCTGGATCGTGTTGGCAAGGACCTGGTCCAGGTAGAGAAGGAGGTCCTGAACCGAGTGAGGTCCCCAGTGAGCTACACTGACCCCACGGACGACCTGGCCAGGAGGATCAAACAGCAGCAG GAGACAACAAAGAAACTTGAGAGCCTGGGGGCAGCCAAGGATGCCTTGCAGAAGGAGTGTGAGACCTATCTTTCCAAAAAGCCCACCAGCACCTCAGCTTCCCAGCTCCCCGTCACGCTGAACGCCCTCAGGAGCAAATACAGCGACGTCAGCATGCTCTCCAGCCTGTACAACGAGAA gGCTAAGGCTGCCCTGAACCTGGAGACTCAGATTGAGAACACAGACAAGATTGTCAGCACGTTTGAGGCCAAGCTGGCTCAGGATAGCATCATTCCTGCATCTCCCAATGCCCTGCAGGACCGAGCCAATGACCTGCAA AAGATGAAGCGGGACCTGGTGGCCCAAGAGGACTGTGTGCTGAAGCTCAACCGTGGGCTGAAggatgctgagcacagctgcagcgcCGTGCAGAACAACTTCCAGGAGTACTGCCCCGACCTGCCCCGGCAGAAGCGCGAGGTGCAGCTCCTCAACGACCGCTACCACGCTGTTGCAGACCAGCTGGACCAGCG aGAGAAGACCCTCCGAAATATCAGCCTCACCTACCAGCAGTTCCAGAACTCCAACGAGAACCTGATGTTCTGGATGAACAACCTACCCAAGCACCAAGTGAAGACCACAGATGGACCAAGCCAGATCAATTAcaagctgcaggcacagaag AGAGTGCTGGAGGAGATTGAAAGCAAGGAGCCCGAGAAAAACGCCGTGATCAGGCTGTCCCGGAATGTGCAGTCCACCCTCAAT GACTATGAGCTCCAGGCAGGAAAATACAGCTCTTCTCTGGACCCTGCCCTGACGGATTTTGCTGCCAAGAGGCTGCGGGTGACCCCTCTACAAGAAAGCATCCAGGCCCAG GAAAATGATGTATCCAAGCACTACatggagctggcagcagaaaacagacagCAGCTCAGCCGGCTGGAGTTTGCCAAGAAGATTGTTGAGAAG AAAGAAGTGCATGAGGACATTCAAAGCGTGCATGAGCAGACTCAGCAATCTGCAAACAAAGCCGTGCCAAGCAGGGAATCTGAAGGGCTGAaactgcagctggaggaggagaggaggaacgTGGCCAGGATTGAAGAGGACCTGGAGGAGCACAGGAACAAGCTGCTCATGCTGAAGACTCAGAGGCCCATTGAaagagtggaagaaaaggaggtggtggaataTTACAGAGACCcacagctggagagcagcctgaCCAAGATGACGCAGCAGATCGAAGAGGAAGGCAAAAAGAGGCAGAGCCTGCAAGAAGACATCGAAGTGATGAGCAGGAAGCTTGCCCAGATGGAGAGCGAGAAGAAGGCTGTTCCTGCCCAGCTCCTCACCAAAGAGATAACAAAAATTGAGAAGGATCCCAACCTGGATAGCCAGGCAGCCAGCCTTCGGCAGGAGATCAGGCGTCTCCAGGAGGAAagcttggctgctgcttccGAACTGGAGCAGTGTAAGAGAGAGCTGCACGTGCTAGAGAGAAAGCAGCCCAACATCCGAGAGAAAGTGGTGGTGAAGGAGCTgatcaaaacagagaaaaacccAGAGATGCTGAAGTCCGTGAGGAACCTGCAGCTGCAGATTGATGAGGAGTCCTTCAAGAGGAAGTCTGCAGAGGAAGCGATCGTGAAGGTGAAGAGCAAGATTGAGGAGGTGGAAAAACTAATTGATGCTGCAGAACCCAAAATTATTGTGAAGGAGGTGAAGCAGGTAGAGCAGGATCCGGAGTTACTGAAAGAGTCTTCCAAGCTTAAAGCTCTGATTGAAGAAGAGAGGAGCAAGAACTTGGCGCTCGCGGgtgagctgggagagctgcaaaGCCAGTGCAGCATTGCAGAGAAGCAAAAACCAAGGGTGGAAGTGAAAGAGAGGGTCAATGAGATTTTCATGGTGGATCCTGAAACGGAGAAGGAAATTGCTCACCTGAAAAGAGAGCTGCAGGAAGTTACTCTGAAAAGGACAAAGATCGACAGCGAGGTGGAAGAGGCCTTGGCAGAGCTCAGTGTCCTCAGGTCACGGAAACCAGAGGTGGAGCTTAAAGAGGTTATAGAGGAGGTGGTGAAGCATGAGAAGAGTCCTGAAATTCTTAGAGAAATCGACAGGCTGAAACAGCAGCTGAATGAATTGGTGAACACCAACGGCAGGACCCAAGAGCAGCTCATCAGGCTGCAGGGTGAGAGGGATGAATGGAAGAGGGAGAGATCCAAGGTGGAAACGAAGCTGGTCAACAAGGAAGTCATCCGGTATGAGAATGATCCACTCTTGGAAAAGGAAGCAGACCGCCTCCGTCAAGAAGTGCGCAGCATGTCTCAGaagaggagagctgcagaggaTGCTATCTATGACCTGCAGAATAAATACATGctcctggagaggagaaagccAGAGGAAAAGGTCATCGTCCAAGAGGTGATTCTGACGCAAAAGGATCCCAAGCTCCGCGACGAACACAACAGGCTGAGCCGGAGCCTGGATGAGGAGGTGAGCAACAGGCGGCGTCTGGAACGCGACGTGCAACAGCTTCGTGCGCTGGTGGAAGAGCAAGAGAAGCTCCTCAACTTCCAGGAGGATCGAAGTAAGAGGCTTGCACTGGAGAAAGAGATGAGGCAAATTACCTTGAGAATaaaggagctggaggagagccCGGCCCCAGTGCAAGAGAAGATCATTATGGAAGAAGTGGTGAAGTTGGAGAAGGATCCGCTCCTTGAGCAGTCTGCCAGCAACCTGCGCTTGGAGCTGGACCGGGAGAAGATGGAGGTGCTGAACTTGCAGAGAGAGTGCAAGAACCTGCAGATGCAAGTTGACGTCCTGCAGAAAGCCAAGTCCCAGGAGAAGACCATCTACAAGGAGGTGATTCGGGTGGAAAAGGACAGAGCGCTGGAGAGCGAACGTGCCCGCATCTGGGAACAGCtgagcagagagagaggggCCAAGCAAAAGGCAGAAGAGGAGGTTCGGAGGCTCAGGGAGAAGATCGAGAGAGCTGAAGGCATGAAGAGGACGTGGGCTCGGGAAGAGACGGAGCTGCAGAAAGCCAGGAACCTGGCGATCCAGGAGAGAGCCAGCCTGGAGAGTGAGCTGCGGGAGCTGGAGaggcagaaacagcagaaagttCTTTTCCTTCGGGAGGAGTCCAAACTGCTCAACCAGCGGACCGAGAGCGACCGGCAGAAGAAGAAGCAGCTGGAACAGGAGTTTTCCATGCTGGAGGCAGATATCCTGAGGGAGAAGGACCAGATCTACAATAAGGAGAGGTTCATTCGGGATCTCCGGTCAAGAGTCAGCAGGGAGGAAATTAATCACGAGACCCAGATGAGAGAGACCAACCTCTCCACCAAGATCTCTATACTGGACCCTGAGACGGGGAAGGATATGTCCCCTTATGAGGCCTATAAGAGAGGCATCATAGACAGAGGCCAGTATATCCAGCTGCAAGAGCTGGAGTGTGACTGGGAGGAGATCACCACCCTGGGCCCGAATGGGGAAATCTCAGTTCTCCTGGATAAGAAAAGTGGGAAGCAGTACTCCATTGATGATGCACTACGGCTGAGAAGGATCACAAAGGAGGAGTACCAGCTGTACCGGGATGGCAAGATTCCCATCTCTGAATTCGCCTTGCTGGTGGCTGGGGAATCTAAGCCTCCCCCATCCCTTTCTATTGGTTCCATCATCTCCAAATCCCCAGTCCAATCCCCCACTACCCTGCAAACCCAAAGCTTTTTCCCCCCAGGCTTGCAGAAGGGCTTTGGTGACGACGCATCCCCCATCGCCGGGGTGTACGATACCACCACTGACACCAAGTACAACATCAGGACTGCTGTTACTAAGAAGCTGCTTGATCCCATGACAGCTCAGAAGCTCCTGGAAGCCCAGGCTGCCACGGGAGGCATCATAGACCTCCTTTCTCGGGACCGGTTGTCAGTCCATAAGGCAATTGAGCGGGGACTGATCGACAGGACCTATATGCAGAGACTGCTCAACGCCCAGAAAGCTTTCACAGGGATCGAGGATCCAGTGACCAAGAGAAGGCTGTCCGTGGGGGAAGCAGTTCAGAAGGGATGGATGACCAAGGACAGTGCCTTCCCCTATTTGGAGGTGCAGCATCTAACTGGAGGGCTCATTGACCCCAAGAAAACCGGTCGCATTCCTGTGCTGGAAGCTGCCCAGATGGGCATGATAACGGGTGACCTGGCCAACAGGCTGCAGGATGAGTCCAGCTACGAGAAAGATCTCATTGACCCCATCACTAAGGAGAAGATAAATTACAAGGAGGCCATGGCTCTCTGCCAGAAGgattctctgggcagcctgctgctgctcccagccgcATCAGAGGGCTACCAGCCCTACCGCTCCCCCAAGCTCTCACGGTTCAGGCATTGA